The Erythrobacter aurantius genome includes a window with the following:
- a CDS encoding DEAD/DEAH box helicase: protein MNIFDLDKALVDRYASFARSFSSIRAPEIDHQIRDVYEQGKFWPAPLITINPRFLPGKSIEELAASGDVTPELASVFAVGAERTPIRLHRHQERAVAKARNRESFVVTTGTGSGKSLCFFVPIVDAIIRAKKSGEAPRTRAIIIYPMNALANSQLGEIRKFIAEADIPEHLRPTVARYTGQETPTERQQISHDKPDILLTNFMMLELLMTRQEKLDRAVIENAQGLDFLVLDELHTYRGRQGADVAMLVRRVKQRLTPSKDLICIGTSATMSSSPDELERAAAVAEVATKLFGQPISSGGIIDETLDRATSHEIKAETLGEPLRRAVLQPLAPKLSDTELRVHPLACWIETQIGLEDGEKLRRRRPMTLPDAAAKLAEQTGLAQADCTRAIAEMLAMMGKREDQRGGTSSRAFLAFKLHRFISGAGQAYATLEPAGKRRVSLEGQKYHPEDEKARLYPLFFCRECGQEHHSVSVTFADGAQRVIARPIDEPARDEAEPDGTETGYLVPAVNEDFRFSGEVSDYPDDWVEVAANGQERLKPSHRGKHEGRLMRVRPDGSFGDDGIPAWFFAGKYRFCPECGHQPASGAREINKLAGLSAEGRSSATTLIVSTILAWMERDGTLDPHTRKLLGFTDNRQDAALQAGHFNDFIFVTLLRGAILRAVRTAGPQGLKPDKFGEAVRQALGFDLEEKGRLGEWMLDPNAKGYQNRQEAQEILSDILAHRLWADLRRGWRYTNPNLEEVGLVAASFPGLDDLVQDEEEFLGNERLAKASPEQRRKLYEILFDNMRQGLAVATDALDRGKVRQAAEVSRNRLRLPWAIDREEENTLRECGFLMINPPRNNKVRATEAVLILRAGRQSKLGKALRQAALWDNQQVPSKEYDELIETLLKAAEAHQFVRRVDVGYDAPAWRMAPTAIRLLPAKERRDGKRQNLFFRELYEQVADMLAHEGNLPYSFEAREHTAQVDQDVRAWREDRFRFEQADQDRIKGNLDQMREQNEPDSFLPAVFCSPTMELGVDISALNAVYLRNVPPTPANYAQRSGRAGRSGQAALVVVYCAAQSPHDQYYFADQPALVAGAVRPPALDLANQDLLKSHLHAEWLAAASVSLNSAIPENLDMSGENMPIAPEIAEGLKQLAKSGAAKPIMRKLIESMLPAVTLRDAPWLSDVDAFVEDADRDAFFAFNQAFDRWRHLHNSAREEQELAHSIQSKPGLPFGERKAAASRYWNASRELEILEHGKASSGSDFYIYRYLATEGFLPGYNFPRLPLYAFIPASKSAILQRPRFLAIAEFGPNSMIYHEGRAFRVTKAKLPAQGRLDNGQLSTTTLILCPECGAAHTDELQERCHACAAPLGGAERLDTVFRIDNVETAPSERITANDEDRQRRGFEIQTVFQWPVHNGSPDIRSTTLCADDTELLRLDYGAATKLSRINKGLRRRKSKSICGFFIDPNSGRWLKDPENGDDDDGMGDPTQAKPQRIVPMVEDHKNALLLQPKVSLSTEEMATFQHAFIRGIQLVFELEEGEILGEPLPTRDIRHTILLYEATEGGAGVLNRLVADPAKVAEVARESLKLMHFKEPFEPGDMIETEDACVAGCYRCILSYFNQPDHELIDRRNDNVISLLCELTTANESEAETASAGDPWGEAVRQWGLPNPSGLSMAGIQLPLFWPAKGVLAVPGGASPGLVNEAAALGILDVIDLPDRPAEHAPAELLIALGVSR from the coding sequence ATGAACATCTTCGACCTCGATAAGGCTCTTGTTGACCGTTACGCTTCGTTCGCTCGTTCATTCTCTTCGATCCGTGCGCCGGAGATCGATCACCAGATCCGTGACGTTTATGAGCAAGGAAAGTTCTGGCCAGCTCCACTGATCACAATCAACCCGCGGTTCTTGCCTGGAAAGTCGATAGAGGAGCTTGCTGCATCAGGTGATGTCACTCCGGAGCTGGCATCAGTTTTTGCGGTAGGTGCAGAGCGAACGCCGATCCGCCTTCACCGGCATCAGGAGCGTGCCGTTGCCAAGGCGAGAAATCGCGAGAGCTTCGTGGTCACAACCGGCACTGGATCAGGCAAGTCACTTTGCTTCTTCGTTCCGATCGTGGATGCCATCATCCGAGCAAAGAAGTCGGGTGAAGCTCCCCGCACTCGGGCAATCATCATTTACCCGATGAATGCTCTGGCAAACTCGCAGCTCGGGGAAATTAGAAAATTTATCGCTGAGGCCGACATCCCTGAGCACTTGCGCCCGACGGTTGCCCGCTACACGGGTCAAGAGACACCCACTGAGCGACAGCAGATCTCCCACGACAAGCCGGACATCCTGCTGACGAACTTCATGATGCTCGAGCTCCTGATGACAAGGCAGGAAAAGCTCGATCGCGCGGTGATCGAAAACGCTCAGGGCCTCGACTTTCTGGTGCTAGACGAGCTGCACACATATCGAGGGCGCCAAGGCGCTGACGTCGCCATGTTGGTAAGACGTGTCAAGCAGCGTTTGACGCCGTCCAAGGATCTGATCTGCATCGGAACGTCAGCAACCATGTCCAGCTCGCCAGATGAGCTGGAGCGCGCCGCAGCGGTGGCAGAGGTCGCGACGAAGCTTTTTGGTCAGCCAATCTCTTCGGGCGGCATCATTGATGAAACGCTCGACCGGGCCACCTCCCATGAGATCAAAGCGGAGACACTTGGCGAGCCTTTGCGTCGGGCAGTCTTGCAGCCGCTAGCGCCGAAGTTGTCAGATACGGAACTGCGAGTTCATCCTCTTGCCTGCTGGATTGAAACGCAGATCGGTCTCGAAGACGGCGAAAAACTCCGTCGACGTAGACCTATGACGCTTCCTGACGCCGCAGCGAAGCTAGCTGAACAAACAGGTCTAGCGCAGGCTGATTGCACTCGGGCTATTGCCGAGATGCTGGCCATGATGGGTAAGCGGGAAGATCAGCGCGGCGGCACATCGTCACGGGCTTTTCTTGCTTTCAAGCTGCATCGATTCATTTCTGGTGCTGGTCAGGCCTACGCGACACTCGAGCCAGCCGGAAAACGGAGGGTAAGCCTCGAGGGCCAGAAGTATCATCCCGAGGATGAGAAAGCTCGTCTTTACCCTCTCTTCTTTTGCCGTGAGTGCGGGCAAGAGCATCATAGCGTATCCGTCACTTTTGCTGATGGCGCACAAAGAGTGATTGCCCGGCCAATTGATGAACCAGCACGCGATGAGGCTGAACCCGATGGAACCGAAACCGGCTATCTGGTCCCCGCGGTAAATGAAGACTTCCGTTTCTCAGGCGAAGTCAGCGACTATCCTGATGATTGGGTAGAGGTCGCAGCAAACGGCCAAGAGCGCCTGAAGCCGTCGCATCGGGGTAAACACGAAGGACGCCTGATGAGGGTGCGCCCCGATGGCAGTTTTGGGGATGACGGGATCCCCGCATGGTTCTTTGCTGGCAAGTATCGCTTTTGCCCTGAATGCGGTCATCAGCCGGCATCCGGCGCGCGCGAGATCAATAAGCTGGCAGGTCTGTCCGCTGAAGGGCGAAGTTCAGCGACCACCCTGATTGTGTCGACAATCCTAGCTTGGATGGAGCGTGACGGCACGCTTGATCCTCACACCCGTAAGCTTCTCGGCTTCACCGACAATCGCCAGGACGCCGCATTACAAGCTGGCCACTTCAACGACTTCATCTTCGTCACTCTGCTGCGAGGAGCGATTCTACGAGCCGTTAGAACTGCAGGCCCCCAAGGGCTAAAGCCAGACAAGTTTGGTGAGGCTGTAAGGCAGGCACTAGGTTTCGACCTCGAAGAGAAGGGCCGGCTCGGTGAATGGATGCTCGATCCGAACGCCAAAGGATATCAGAACAGGCAGGAAGCCCAGGAGATCCTCTCTGACATTCTGGCCCACCGCCTCTGGGCCGACCTGCGGCGAGGCTGGCGTTACACTAATCCAAACCTTGAAGAGGTCGGGTTAGTCGCCGCCAGCTTCCCTGGGCTGGATGATCTGGTGCAAGACGAAGAAGAATTTTTGGGCAACGAGCGCCTTGCTAAAGCGTCTCCGGAGCAGCGGCGCAAGCTATACGAAATTCTGTTCGATAACATGCGCCAAGGGCTGGCAGTTGCAACGGATGCTCTTGATCGAGGTAAAGTTCGACAGGCAGCGGAAGTGTCGCGCAACAGGCTCCGACTTCCATGGGCGATAGATCGCGAGGAAGAGAACACCCTTCGTGAGTGCGGCTTCCTGATGATCAATCCGCCTCGTAACAATAAGGTCAGGGCAACCGAGGCTGTCCTAATTCTGAGGGCCGGCCGGCAGAGCAAGCTCGGGAAAGCCCTTCGACAAGCCGCGCTTTGGGACAATCAACAAGTCCCATCCAAAGAATATGATGAGCTGATTGAGACCCTGCTGAAAGCAGCTGAGGCGCACCAGTTCGTTCGGCGGGTAGACGTAGGCTACGACGCGCCTGCATGGCGTATGGCCCCCACGGCGATCCGTTTGCTGCCAGCTAAAGAGCGTCGTGACGGAAAGCGCCAGAACCTGTTTTTCCGCGAACTGTACGAACAGGTTGCTGACATGCTCGCCCATGAAGGCAACCTTCCTTACAGTTTCGAGGCTCGTGAACACACTGCACAGGTCGATCAGGACGTGCGTGCGTGGCGCGAAGATCGTTTCCGCTTCGAACAGGCGGATCAGGACAGGATCAAGGGAAACCTTGATCAAATGCGCGAGCAAAACGAACCGGACAGCTTTCTCCCTGCAGTGTTCTGCTCCCCAACCATGGAACTGGGCGTGGACATCAGCGCCCTCAATGCGGTCTACCTTCGCAATGTACCGCCAACTCCGGCTAACTACGCACAGCGCTCAGGACGTGCAGGGCGTAGCGGTCAGGCTGCGCTGGTAGTCGTCTATTGTGCGGCTCAATCGCCGCACGATCAGTATTATTTTGCGGATCAACCCGCTTTGGTGGCAGGCGCGGTGCGCCCTCCAGCCTTGGATTTAGCCAACCAGGATCTGTTGAAGAGCCATTTACACGCTGAGTGGTTGGCTGCGGCTTCTGTGTCTCTCAATTCTGCCATCCCGGAAAATCTCGACATGAGCGGCGAGAATATGCCGATCGCCCCTGAGATTGCCGAGGGCCTCAAGCAGTTGGCAAAGTCAGGCGCAGCAAAGCCAATCATGCGCAAATTGATTGAATCAATGCTACCGGCAGTAACATTGCGGGATGCCCCTTGGCTCTCCGATGTTGATGCGTTCGTTGAAGATGCTGACCGAGATGCCTTTTTCGCGTTCAACCAAGCATTCGATCGTTGGCGTCACCTCCATAACAGTGCTCGGGAAGAACAGGAGTTAGCACACTCAATTCAGAGTAAGCCCGGGCTGCCGTTCGGTGAACGAAAGGCCGCAGCCTCGCGTTATTGGAATGCCTCTCGCGAACTGGAGATATTAGAGCACGGTAAAGCTTCCAGTGGGTCGGATTTTTATATCTACAGATATCTCGCTACTGAAGGTTTCCTGCCGGGCTACAACTTCCCGAGGCTCCCACTTTACGCGTTCATTCCGGCTTCGAAGAGCGCCATCTTGCAGAGGCCTCGTTTCCTAGCCATTGCTGAGTTCGGCCCCAACAGCATGATTTATCATGAAGGGCGAGCTTTCCGTGTGACCAAGGCCAAGCTGCCCGCACAGGGGCGGTTGGACAATGGGCAGCTATCAACCACGACGCTTATCCTTTGCCCTGAATGTGGGGCTGCTCACACCGATGAACTCCAAGAACGTTGCCACGCCTGTGCCGCGCCTTTGGGCGGTGCCGAGCGCCTCGACACAGTTTTCCGTATCGACAATGTCGAAACTGCGCCCTCAGAGCGGATCACTGCGAATGACGAGGATCGTCAGCGGCGCGGTTTTGAGATCCAGACCGTGTTCCAGTGGCCCGTCCACAACGGCTCGCCAGACATTCGATCGACGACCCTATGCGCCGACGACACGGAGCTGCTCAGGCTCGACTATGGTGCAGCCACCAAGCTCTCCCGGATCAACAAGGGGCTCAGGCGGCGAAAGTCGAAATCCATCTGCGGCTTCTTCATAGACCCTAACTCAGGGCGATGGCTCAAAGATCCAGAAAACGGCGATGATGACGATGGCATGGGAGATCCTACCCAGGCAAAGCCGCAGCGAATCGTGCCGATGGTCGAAGACCATAAAAATGCCCTCCTGCTGCAGCCCAAGGTCTCATTGAGCACCGAGGAGATGGCGACCTTCCAGCATGCGTTTATCCGCGGCATCCAGCTGGTCTTCGAACTCGAAGAGGGAGAAATCCTTGGCGAACCTCTGCCGACCCGGGACATTCGTCACACCATTCTGCTTTATGAAGCGACTGAAGGTGGCGCGGGCGTTCTCAACCGACTGGTTGCCGATCCAGCCAAGGTTGCCGAAGTGGCGCGCGAGAGCCTCAAGCTAATGCACTTCAAGGAGCCATTCGAGCCTGGTGACATGATTGAGACTGAAGATGCCTGCGTCGCTGGCTGCTATCGCTGCATCTTGTCCTATTTTAATCAGCCCGATCATGAACTGATCGACCGCCGAAACGACAACGTGATCAGCCTGCTTTGCGAGCTTACAACCGCTAACGAAAGCGAGGCCGAAACCGCCAGTGCAGGCGACCCTTGGGGTGAGGCTGTTCGGCAGTGGGGGCTTCCTAACCCGTCAGGACTCAGCATGGCGGGGATACAACTGCCCCTGTTCTGGCCAGCCAAGGGGGTACTCGCTGTGCCCGGCGGGGCATCACCTGGACTCGTCAACGAGGCCGCTGCTCTCGGTATCCTCGACGTAATCGATCTGCCTGATCGTCCGGCTGAGCACGCGCCAGCCGAACTACTTATTGCACTTGGAGTTTCCCGATGA
- a CDS encoding DEAD/DEAH box helicase has translation MNAVVFSPGDMVRARGREWIVLPSPSEELLNIRPLSGTDDDAQLIAPALEATPVSAASFAAPTADRLDTQDGGRLLADALRLSLRRGAGPFRSAAHLGVEPRAYQLVPLMMALKQSVARLLIADDVGIGKTIEAGMILREWLDRGLTDRFTVLCPPHLVDQWVSELAEKFDIDAVAVTAARARGLERGLPTSQSLFEAYPYTVVSLDYIKADSRRDEFARACPQFVIVDEAHACVGNERGKHQRFDLLQTLSADADRHMLLLTATPHSGDIVAYDRLLGLVHPDLAGGPESGDANARERYARRLAQHFIQRRRPDIQDGWDEKRAFARHETKESPFTLAGDFATFQEAVLDYCLNVTERAGSDQRHRRLAFWGTLALMRCVGSSPAAAVSALRNRLGGMAEEEAIEPVVFDAEDGVLNESDVEPATAIEDQEEAAALSSLIELAQSLDARRDEDPKVKKLVAELRPILKEGAKPVIFCRFIATAEALGETLRAIFPKAAIAVVTGTLPPDERRSRVDALEPFENRILVATDCLSEGINLQSLFDTVVHYDLSWNPTRHQQREGRVDRFGQQAPVVRSLMMYGENSPIDGAVLNVILRKAEEIQKATGVSVPMPEDQESVTSALMQAVLLHRGGSAKSQMTFDFGPGADLFERQWRDTAEGAKASRARYAQGSLKPDEVLPEWRKMRALNGGPKEVARFTERALKRLQAPLEPLLGHSLLHLDFLPEMMRERLGQRGLHGTKRVSFEDDPSPGVTHVGRVHPVVAVLAETLAEGALDPEAAEGRALGRAGVWRTRAVSQMTTLLLLRLRYKLVTSGRMNRLLLAEEATGLAFSGLGQDVSLSAEDALALLEAEASSNIDESARIRQIDAARDRLASYTPALEAFAHQRGEALSFDHLRLTEAAGGGATVKVSPVLPADIIGLYVLLPEVN, from the coding sequence ATGAACGCGGTCGTATTTTCTCCTGGTGACATGGTCCGTGCTCGCGGGCGTGAATGGATTGTTCTGCCATCGCCCTCCGAGGAACTGCTCAATATCCGGCCACTGTCGGGAACCGACGATGATGCGCAGCTGATTGCGCCCGCCCTTGAGGCAACACCTGTCAGCGCTGCCAGCTTCGCGGCCCCCACTGCCGACCGTCTCGACACGCAGGACGGGGGCCGTTTGTTGGCCGATGCCCTTCGCCTCTCGCTTCGTCGCGGCGCTGGACCATTCCGAAGCGCTGCTCACTTGGGCGTCGAACCCCGTGCCTATCAGCTTGTCCCACTGATGATGGCGCTTAAGCAATCCGTTGCACGGCTGTTGATTGCTGACGATGTTGGTATCGGCAAGACCATCGAAGCAGGCATGATCCTTCGCGAGTGGCTGGATCGCGGCCTTACAGACAGGTTCACCGTCCTGTGCCCGCCGCATCTCGTTGATCAATGGGTCAGCGAACTTGCCGAGAAGTTTGATATTGATGCCGTAGCCGTCACGGCAGCACGGGCTCGCGGGCTCGAGCGGGGCTTGCCTACCTCGCAAAGTCTGTTCGAGGCTTACCCGTACACCGTCGTCAGCCTCGACTATATCAAGGCAGACAGTAGGCGTGATGAGTTTGCACGGGCGTGCCCGCAATTCGTCATTGTCGATGAAGCGCATGCGTGTGTCGGTAATGAGAGGGGGAAGCACCAGCGCTTCGATCTTCTGCAAACACTGTCTGCAGACGCCGACCGACACATGCTCCTTCTGACTGCGACGCCGCACAGCGGCGACATTGTGGCTTATGACCGCCTGCTGGGTCTGGTCCATCCAGATCTGGCCGGCGGCCCGGAATCAGGGGATGCCAATGCCCGTGAGCGCTATGCCCGCCGGTTGGCTCAGCACTTCATCCAGCGCCGTCGCCCTGACATCCAGGATGGCTGGGACGAGAAACGTGCCTTTGCCCGGCATGAGACCAAGGAATCGCCATTCACGCTCGCAGGTGATTTTGCCACCTTCCAGGAGGCAGTCCTCGATTACTGCCTGAACGTTACTGAGCGTGCAGGATCAGATCAGAGGCATCGCCGTCTCGCCTTCTGGGGGACGCTTGCACTCATGCGCTGTGTGGGCTCGTCCCCTGCCGCAGCGGTCAGTGCTCTTCGAAACCGCCTTGGTGGCATGGCAGAGGAAGAAGCGATCGAACCGGTCGTGTTCGATGCCGAAGATGGCGTTCTCAATGAGAGCGACGTGGAGCCCGCCACTGCCATTGAAGACCAGGAGGAGGCAGCAGCACTTAGCAGCCTCATCGAACTGGCCCAATCCCTCGACGCCCGGCGGGATGAGGACCCCAAGGTCAAGAAGCTCGTTGCGGAGTTGCGTCCCATTCTGAAGGAGGGCGCCAAGCCTGTCATCTTCTGCCGTTTCATAGCTACGGCTGAGGCACTGGGAGAAACCCTGCGAGCCATCTTCCCGAAGGCAGCCATAGCCGTGGTCACGGGTACTCTTCCGCCTGATGAACGACGCAGCCGGGTCGATGCGCTTGAGCCCTTCGAAAACCGGATCCTCGTTGCGACCGACTGCTTGTCGGAAGGTATCAACCTCCAGAGCCTGTTCGACACGGTCGTCCACTACGACCTGAGCTGGAACCCGACCCGGCATCAACAGCGCGAGGGCCGCGTCGACCGTTTCGGACAACAGGCGCCCGTTGTCCGCTCGCTCATGATGTATGGCGAAAACAGCCCAATCGACGGGGCTGTGCTCAACGTGATCCTGCGAAAGGCCGAAGAAATCCAGAAGGCGACGGGCGTCAGCGTTCCGATGCCGGAAGACCAGGAAAGCGTGACCTCAGCTCTGATGCAGGCGGTCTTGCTGCACCGTGGCGGCAGCGCAAAAAGCCAGATGACGTTTGACTTCGGCCCTGGTGCCGACCTGTTCGAGCGGCAATGGCGCGATACGGCTGAGGGGGCAAAGGCAAGCCGCGCCCGCTATGCCCAGGGATCATTGAAGCCTGACGAAGTTCTCCCCGAGTGGCGCAAGATGCGGGCGCTTAATGGTGGCCCCAAGGAAGTAGCCCGCTTCACGGAGCGGGCCCTAAAGCGCCTCCAAGCCCCATTGGAACCTCTGCTCGGCCATTCGCTGCTTCACCTCGACTTCCTGCCCGAGATGATGCGTGAGCGGTTGGGGCAGCGAGGTTTGCATGGCACGAAGCGGGTCAGCTTTGAAGACGACCCGTCTCCCGGTGTAACCCATGTTGGCCGCGTCCACCCGGTAGTAGCCGTCTTGGCCGAGACTTTGGCTGAGGGCGCACTAGACCCAGAAGCTGCAGAAGGGCGCGCCCTCGGTCGCGCTGGCGTCTGGCGGACCCGTGCGGTGAGCCAGATGACAACGCTGCTGCTGCTGCGCCTGCGCTACAAGCTGGTGACCAGCGGCCGTATGAACCGTCTCCTGCTAGCGGAAGAAGCCACCGGGCTGGCCTTCTCAGGGCTTGGCCAGGACGTATCGCTGAGCGCTGAAGACGCGCTGGCCCTGCTTGAAGCCGAAGCTTCAAGCAATATCGATGAAAGTGCACGCATCCGGCAGATCGACGCTGCCCGCGACCGCTTGGCTTCCTACACGCCCGCTCTTGAGGCGTTCGCTCATCAGCGCGGTGAAGCACTTTCGTTCGATCACCTCCGCCTGACCGAGGCCGCTGGCGGCGGTGCCACCGTCAAGGTCAGTCCCGTTCTGCCAGCCGATATCATCGGCCTTTATGTCCTGCTGCCGGAGGTGAACTGA